The stretch of DNA CGATAGCCGCGAAGCAAATCTCCGGTCCGATGGCACACCACGGATCAACATCGCCTCTGACAAATTGGATGAGCTGTACGATCAATTGCTGGAAGAGTTTGATGAGGAGACAGCAAAATTTGTCGTCGCCTACCGGTTGTTTGGTCCCGCGGTTGATCCGTCGTCACAGCGCGGCGGAGGGTCCAGCGGGGGACGGACAGCGTCGAATTCGAAGAGCACAAGCCCCGGCGTGGGAACCGGTTCCTCCGACGGAGCAGACACGGCACAGACACTACAGCAAGACGATGTCGTGGGCACCGGGCAGTTGGGCGGACAAACGGGTGAACAAGGGGCGTCAACGGGTCAGTCTGGCGGATCGTCCTCGAAAAGCGGCGCCGTTGCGGCCGGCAAAGCGATCTTTGGTGGGCAGGGACAAGTGACTCGTGGCGGGATGGAACTCAGTGGCGGAGCAAAGTTTCCCGTGCGGTCGATCTTCGATCTGGTGGGAGTTTCGGTCAACGCACAAATTGATAAGACGCAAAAGACACTGGAAAGCCCTTGGGCGGATGATCCCGGCGAGATGCGGGACTATATCTCGGCGTTGGACGATACGGTGACGACCTTGAGCGAAGAGAATCTTGCGGGACGTATTAACATTAACGAAGCGTCAATTGAAGTGATGCGAGGCTTGCCGGAATTCACCGAGGAATTGGCGTATGACATCATCTCACGACGCAAGACCAGTTTGGACGGGCAATCGCTTTCGGCTTTGGCACAGGGCCGGGATTCGGTCGGCTGGCTGTATACCGAGAATGTGGTGGACCTGGAGACGCTGCGAAAAATCGCGCCGCTGCTGACCGGCGGCGGAGACGTCTATACAACACAGATTATGGGCTATTTCGATGCCGGCCCTCCGCTGGTGAGAATTGAGGCGGTGATCGATGCGACACAAAAACCAGCGAAGGTGATCAAAGTCCGCGAAATGACTCCGCTGGGAATCGGATATCCGCGGGACCTGTTTTCGACAGCGGAGTAGAGGAATGTTTGCGTTGTAACGGTCGCACGGCTCATGGGGGCGGTCTTGCGGTCGGTGGAGCGGTCGAGTTTTTGGCCCGCTACAAGCGTTGCCCCATCGCCACGGATCTGGCAGTAAGATTTTTTTGGGAAAGTGGTTGCCCGCGGTCGACCGGGCGGCGATGATGGAATGAGTCGCGGAGTGATTTTATTCCGCCGACGATGCGCTCAGTTTGAAAAGTCAGGGGAGCTATGCCCGATTTATTGGCGTTGGAATTCGAATCGAATAAAGTCCTGGGGATCGATGCGCAAGTCTCACCGACGGGCGTGCGGATCCGCAAATGCTTTGAATTGGAAATTCCTGAGTCGCTGGATCTCGCCACCAATCCCACGGAGGCGGGGGAGTGGCTGAAACAACAACTCAAAGACTTAAACGTGCAAGCCACTCAAGCGGTGGCGACGCTTCCACGTGAAATTGCCGTCGCGCGGCATATCGCGATGCCGGATGTGCCGGATGAGGAATTGCCCGAGTTGGTGAAATACCAAGCGGGTCTGAAGTCGGCCTTACCCTTGGACCAATTGGCGCTAGATTTTTTACCCTTGCCCAAAGCCGAGGGCGACGACGCCCGGGATGTGTTGATTACGACCGTGCCGAAACAAGCACTGCAGGAAATCAAAGCCATCACCGAGGCGGCGGGGTTGCAGGTCACCAAAGTGGGGCTCAGTCCGGTTTCGGCAGCCGAGGTGGCCTTGCGATCGGCTGACCATTCGACAGATACAGCGACGGGATCGCTGGTGGTCACCCGGCACGGGCCGCGCGTGGAGATTTCGATCGTCAAAGGGGCCAACGTCGTCTTCTCGCATTTCACACAAATTGCGAGTCCGACCGAGTCGGATGCCAACCCAGCCATCATTGCGGCAATCGCCCGCTCGATGATGGGACTGACTGGTCCGATCACCAGCCAGGAAGTCGCACATGCGTGGTTGCTCGGTTCGCAAGAGGAATTCGGAGCGTTAGCGCCTGCCTTGGAAAAACGGCTCAATCCCAGCGTGCAGATTCTCGATCCTTTTGAGACATCGGGAGTCACCGTCCGCACGGAGCTACCCCTCAACCGGTCGGCGTATTCGGCTCTCGTTGGAAGCTTGCTGGCGCAATCGCAACCGCTGGCGGCTCCGGTCGACTATCTCGCACCGCGTCGTCCACCGGTCAAACCCAATCATGCCCGACGCCGCGCGATTATTGGAACCGTCGTTGCAGCCTGTCTCGCTATCGCGGTGGGCGGGACCATGTATTTTAAGATCAACAAGTTGAATAAAACGATCGCCGACATGCGAGCTGACAAGAAACGGCTCGACGAACTTGCGGAACGTGGGGAGCCGATTTTAGAAAAGGTCCAACTCCTGGATGAATGGACGGCCGACCGCCAACTTTGGTTGGACGAGATGGCCGCGCTCAACAGGTATTTGCCTCCCACAGATCGGGCATTTTTTAATCAAATCCAATTCAACTTAGGGACTGGCAACAATCCTCCCAAGATTTCACTGGACGGATTCTCCCGCCAGCGCAGCGATGCGATTGAATTGGGTGAGCGGATAATTCGACATCAAGATCAGCGGTACGGATTGTTTCAAGATGGACAAAAGCCGGACGACAAAGATCCTTATCATCCGTGGAAGTTCGACATGGAACTGCTACTGAATGAGGATGCCCCGGCGGTGAAACTGACGACGGCAAAACCGAAAGCCGATTCTAAGACCGAAGCGGTTACCCCGAAGACACCCGCCGACGCCCCGCCGAGCGGTCCTGCTGCTGAAGAAAAAACGGAGGAAACCGCATCATGAATCGCCGCGAGAAAATATTAGCGATTGTTTTGCTTTCCGCCGTCGGCTTGTGGGGCGCCCGCTCCCTGATCTCCGATGTGCTTTTAGCACCGATTAACAACCGGAAAGCTGAAATCACCTCACTGCAATCGCAGATTGACAAACAAAACGACCAGGTTAATACCATCCTGGCAGCCACGCGCAAATTGGCCAACTTGAAGCAACAAAGTTTGCCACCCGACCATTACGAAGCGGCTGCGCTGTATAAAAACTGGTTGCTGGAGCAGGCGGAACAGGCGGAATTTAAGAACATTCATGTCACGAGGACTCGTATTGTCCCCACCAAAGAGACGTACGCCATCATCGGCATGACGGTCGCTGCTCAAGGCACCTTGAAGCAGGTTGCTGATTACTTATTCGCGATCCAGCGGGCGGACTTATTGCAAAAGGTCCGCAAGGTCGACCTGCAATCCGACAAACACGAAGGGGAGCCGGCACTTGAAGTGATGATCGTGATTGACGCTTTGGCCATCAATGACGCAACACCGCGCGAGACATTGTTTGAAGAAGGACGTGCTGAAGCGGTCTCGGAACTAATGGATGGTAAAACGCGTGAACAGTATGCGTTGATCACGGATCGCAATCCGTTTGTCCGCGGCTACAACGGACCTCCGCCTCCCAAAGTCGTCGAAAAGCCGCCGGAAAAAGATCCAGAACCGGAAAAGCCGGGCATCGATGCGGCGGAGCATGTCTATCTCGTTGGCACGGTGGCCAAAGGGGACCAATGGGACGCCCTGCTGTATGATCGCACGACCAACAGTCGTACATCGTTGCTCGAAGGGAAAGGTTTTGAGGTAGCGGGAATTAAGGGGACCGTCTTAAAAATTGGTTCCGATTATCTGACCCTTCAAATCGACGACGCTGTTTGGCGATTGGAATTGGGACAGAACCTGCGGCAAATCGAAAAAGTCGAAGCCGTGGAGGCGAAACCAGAAACGCCGACGACCGCGTCCGTCGAGTAAATCCGCGCTGCCCGGTCCCAGGCTGCGATTCTTCGCATCTTGAATTCGGGCTGCTGCGCGTCTTGAAATCCAGTTGTTGCTCAACTGTTGACCCCAGCTTCGCATCGGGTCTGCACGCGCGCCTTTTTACGGCTGCAATTGTGCGATTTTGCCTCTCTCAAATCCGTCTCATTTCAGGAATTCGTACTGGGAAACTGTTGTTTCCTCATAAGCCTGGCAAACTTTGACGATAATAACGTTAATCCCGATTGTGAGGATTGTATGTCCGTCCGAAGCGCCATTGCTCAATCGGCTCGTTTTCGATTCAGCGCGGCGGGTATCAGTATCAACCGGAGTCGTTTCCTTGACCTTCTCAAAACTCAAACTGCCGCTCGTTTGTGTGATCACCCTAGCAACAGCATCATGGCTGCTGCCTTCCTGGGCTGTTTTGGCCGCGGAAAAAGAGGGAAAAAGTCCGAGGACGCGTGAAAATGCACTTGATGTTGCGCGCTCGTTTCAGAACGAGACGGTCACCGAATCCGAGGCCACAGTCCGCCTGTTCTTTCTCAATGAGAAGTGGGAAAAGGTCCTCAGGGACGTGGCGAAATCGATGGATAAAACGTTGGTCGCCGATCAGGTGCCCCGTGGTTTTTATTCCCGTCGCGATGGAAGTATGCACTCACCCGAAACGGCGCTGAACATCCTCAATCGCGCGTTGACAAAAAAACATTTCCGGTTGGTGATCAAAGGTGAGTTTTTGGTGCTGTTGGACAAAAACTCCATCCGCAAAAAATACCGCCCCGCCACCGTGCCGGAGTATGATCCCGATACGGCCGAAGAAGCGGTCGCACCACAGAAACCGACGCCCATCCGCCGGATCAATCATGAAGAACCAGTCGCACAACCGCTGTTCGACGACTATCAGCCGGAGGCGGCTGCCGAGCCAACCGACGACGAACCGCAGATTGAGTCCGTCGCCATCCAACCGGGACGACGCCCAGCGGTGGGAATTGCCCGTGCAATTTTCAAAGCCTTCAAACCAGCGGCGCGATTAGTGGACGCCGGTCCCTCGGGCTTGCCTGGTTTTGTGGTCACGCACCGCGTCACACAGGCATCACGCACCGGGAAACCACTGAAAACCACCGACCTGCGACTCGCTGTGGGGATTGATGCCACGCAGAACGAACTGGTCGTAGAAGGTCCACCGGAACAAGTCGAATCGATGTTGGATCTGGTCGATCAATTGGACGAACTCCGCCTGCGTCGGAATGAAACCGTCCGACTCGTGGCCGGCACCAGTGATATGGGGCAAGTCAAACGCTCTTTGCAGCCAGCGCTGAAACGCTTGATTGCCCAAGTCGATCAGAATCCGGCCGACGATGCAAACAACAACCAACCGCCGCAAGACCCGCAACCGGGCGATGTTCCGGAGGAAGGTCAACCGGGCCTTTCGGACTTGGTGGGCGGACTAAAAGGAGACGTCGCCGTGGAATCGGTTCCCGGCATGGGGATCCTGATTCTCCGCGGGAACAAGGCCGACACCGAAGCGGTCATGCGGATTATTGAAGAGATTCAGCGACTGGGCCAAGGCGCTGCCCCGGACATCCAGGTGCTCACCTTACGACACGTTCGTTCCAAGGCACTCGCAGATCTGTTGACACAATTGTATGAGAAATTGCTCAGCGGTCGCGCTGAGACGGCGCAAAAACTACAGCCGGCTATCATCCTGCCAGTGGTGACCCCCAACTCGATTGTCATTCTGGCTCCAGCTGCCGACATGCAATCCATTCTGAAATTAGCCAACGAACTGGATCAACCAGTCGCACCGGGATCGCAGTTTCAAGTCTTCCGGTTGAAAAGCGCCGTGGCCTCGCAAGTGGTCGAAATCGTGAATGAGTTCTACGCCGAACGGGGTGGACTGGGTCCGGAAATTAAAATCACGGCTGACCCGCGAACCAATGCAGTCTTCTTGTTCGCCGGACCGCGCGATATGCAGGAAATTGGTTCGCTCATCGTCGAGATCGATAAGGAAGACTCCGATTCCATCAACCAAATGCGTTTGTTCCGCCTCGAGAACGCCGTTGCCGACGAATTGGCGGAGACGCTGAACACGGCCATCCAGAGCGCGCTCAGCCCGCAAACAACAACCGGTGGTGGCCAAGGTGGTCAGTTTGGCGGACAAGCTGGTGGCGGAGAAGGGACGCAAGAGATTCGCGGCATCCGCTCGACAATTTTGCAGTTTCTCAAAGTAGAAGAAGGACACGAGGAGCTGATTCGTTCGGGCATTCTTAGTGACATTCGCATCACAGCCGATCCGCGGACGAACAACCTGATGGTTGTGGCTCCCGAAGCCAGCATGCCGCTATTGGCGGCGTTGATCAAACGATTGGATCAACCTTCGCCATCGGTTGCGGATATTAAAATGTTTAAAATGATCAATGCCGACTCGACAGCCGTGGTGCAGATTCTGGATACGCTGTTCCAAGTGCAGGAACAAGGGCAGGATCAGCAACTGGGCATTCAACTGGCCGGAGCGGAGGGAGCGGATAGCAATTTGATTCCGCTGCAATTCACCGCCGACGCCCGGACCAATACGATCATCGCCCGCGGCGGGAGTGAGGCGTTGCGTGTGGCGGAAGCCGTGATTTTGCGGTTGGACGCCGACAAGATCCGCGAGCGGGAGACCAGTGTCTATCGCTTGAAAAACAAACGAGCTGAAGACGTGGCAGAAGCCATCAACGAATTCCTGGCCGAACGGCAAGTCGTCGAAGAGGAACGGACGGAGTTGGGAAGTTTGTTTGCTCAAATCGAGCGCGAAGTGATCGTCGTGCCGGAACCGATCAGCAATACGTTGATCATCAGTGCCACGCCACGGTATTTCGAAGACATCAGCAGTCTCGTGGTGCAGTTGGACTCGCAACCCGAGGAAGTCATCATCCAAGCCTTATTGGTCGAAGTCCAACTCGAGAACACGGATGAATTTGGTGTGGAACTCGGCCTGCAAGACTCACTGTTGTTTGATCGTAGCATCATTTCTCCTGATGACATTACGACGATCACGGAGACATTTGCCAACCCGGGTACTGGTGTGACGACCGAAACCCAACGGATCATTTCTCAAGCGAGCACCCCTGGATTTCCGTTCAACAATGGCAATCAATTGGGAAACAATACGATCAACCCTGCGAGTGTGGGAACACAGGGGCTGAGCAACTTTGCCGTGGGACGCACCAACTCGGAGTTGGGCTTCGGCGGCTTGGTGTTGTCGGCCAGTTCTGAAAGTATCAGCGTGTTGATTCGTGCCTTATCGGAAGTCCGCAATGTTGAGGTGCTCAGTCGGCCGCAAATCCGCACGCTGGATAACCTGACCGCGGAAATCCAAGTCGGTCAAGACGTGCCCATCATTCAAGGGATCAATCAAACCGCGTTGGGGGCTGCCTATCCGATCGTCCAGCAGGACCGGGCAGGTATTATCCTGAGCGTCAAACCCCGGATTACTCCCGAGGGGAACGTGGTTATGGAAGTCCTGGCGGTCAAGAGTGCGTACGATCTGACCCCCGGCTCAGGCGTGCCGATCTTCACCGATGCCACAAATGGCAACGTGGTCGAATCCCCGGTGAAGACGATCACCCAAGCCAGTGCGGTCGTCTCCGCCAAATCGGGACAAACCATTGTCCTGGGTGGCATGATTACCAAAGACACGTCCCACATCGAACGCAAAGTGCCGTTTTTGGGAGACCTGCCGTTGTTGGGTAACGCCTTCCGGTATGAATTCGATCAGAACCGCCGAAGCGAATTGTTGATCTTCCTGACCCCGCGGATCATTCACGACGATTCGACCTCGGAATGGATCAAGCAGGTCGAGGCAGAACGGATTCACTTCTTCACCGAAGAAGCAGAAGCGATTCAGGGTCCGCTCTACGCACTGCCTGAAGAAAATGCGATCTGCGAACCGGAACTCGGCCCGACTCCCGACCATCAACTACCGCCGGCCGTACTGCCGCCACCCGAAGCGATCGATGAGGAAGGCGTGCCGACGACACGTATGCCGAGCCGATCCGAAACGATGAAATATGAGGATGCCTACAGCGAGGCCCCGCAGATGTTGCAGGTGGACCAGGAGTTCTCGGATGATGAGATGTTAGAATTCGCGAATTAACTGGCTGAAAACCGCTAAACCGGACGGGCCGGTTGCCCATTTCAATTTTCCATTCCACCGTTCAGGTGATCGATATGACGCACTTCAAGCCGCTCTTTACCGCGATCGCTATCCTGTTACTTTCAATAACTGGATGCGCTAGCCTCGGATCCTTCTGGGAAAAAGCGCCCGCCTATCCCTTGGCGACCAAGGAACGTCCGGCGACACAAATCATCGCCATGTGGCGACCGTCGAATGGTACACACGACGGACGTCCCACGCGGGGATTTGCCGGGAACATCATGTTCTTTACCTCCAAGGATACCATGCCGGCGTTGGTCAACGGCACCGTCCGGGTCTACGTGTTTGATGATCAAGGAACGCCCGAAGAACAAGCGAAACCGATTCGGCAATATGATTTCCCTGGGCCAGTGTGGAATACGTATGCTGAACTCAGCAAAATTGGACCGGCCTACAACCTGTTCATTCCTTATCCACGACCGGGCAATCACGAAGCGACTTGTACGATTTCCATGCGGTTGATTCCCGACGATGGCGGACCGGCCTTGTTCTCTGAAGAGGCGCATATCACGCTTGACGGGAATCGAAATCCCGACAAACTGATCTCCCGCACATCAAGTCGCGTCAAGAGCAAACCTGCAGACAAAGAGACTCCCGTCGTGGAACAATCGTACTCCGTGACGAGCAAAACCATCGTTCCCAAGCGTATCCAACAGGCCTCGGCAGAATCGATCACTCAGGGAAACAACATCCAGTTTTCTCTGGCACAAGAAGATGCGGATATCCCCCGGGATGAT from Symmachiella dynata encodes:
- a CDS encoding general secretion pathway protein GspK yields the protein MRSNHLNFTRCAQSTPHGGQPAGSVLLIVLVVIVFLSLGAYTFSEMMLIEAQSANLYGRRVQARAFADSGLDYVTSLLDNDLPVGTLNTYNDATLYRDIIVQPGDTPRAQGRFSIIAASEADLSRKSIRFGLMDESGKLNINALSQHSTSTARTMLMGIPNMTDEIADSILDWTDQDDTPGDYGAEEDYYLALPTPYAIKNGPLESLDELLLVKGMTPQLLYGEDADRDGMLDSGEDDGDLSHPPDDANGELDLGFSAFLTVDSREANLRSDGTPRINIASDKLDELYDQLLEEFDEETAKFVVAYRLFGPAVDPSSQRGGGSSGGRTASNSKSTSPGVGTGSSDGADTAQTLQQDDVVGTGQLGGQTGEQGASTGQSGGSSSKSGAVAAGKAIFGGQGQVTRGGMELSGGAKFPVRSIFDLVGVSVNAQIDKTQKTLESPWADDPGEMRDYISALDDTVTTLSEENLAGRININEASIEVMRGLPEFTEELAYDIISRRKTSLDGQSLSALAQGRDSVGWLYTENVVDLETLRKIAPLLTGGGDVYTTQIMGYFDAGPPLVRIEAVIDATQKPAKVIKVREMTPLGIGYPRDLFSTAE
- the pilM gene encoding type IV pilus biogenesis protein PilM — protein: MPDLLALEFESNKVLGIDAQVSPTGVRIRKCFELEIPESLDLATNPTEAGEWLKQQLKDLNVQATQAVATLPREIAVARHIAMPDVPDEELPELVKYQAGLKSALPLDQLALDFLPLPKAEGDDARDVLITTVPKQALQEIKAITEAAGLQVTKVGLSPVSAAEVALRSADHSTDTATGSLVVTRHGPRVEISIVKGANVVFSHFTQIASPTESDANPAIIAAIARSMMGLTGPITSQEVAHAWLLGSQEEFGALAPALEKRLNPSVQILDPFETSGVTVRTELPLNRSAYSALVGSLLAQSQPLAAPVDYLAPRRPPVKPNHARRRAIIGTVVAACLAIAVGGTMYFKINKLNKTIADMRADKKRLDELAERGEPILEKVQLLDEWTADRQLWLDEMAALNRYLPPTDRAFFNQIQFNLGTGNNPPKISLDGFSRQRSDAIELGERIIRHQDQRYGLFQDGQKPDDKDPYHPWKFDMELLLNEDAPAVKLTTAKPKADSKTEAVTPKTPADAPPSGPAAEEKTEETAS
- a CDS encoding secretin N-terminal domain-containing protein, whose protein sequence is MTFSKLKLPLVCVITLATASWLLPSWAVLAAEKEGKSPRTRENALDVARSFQNETVTESEATVRLFFLNEKWEKVLRDVAKSMDKTLVADQVPRGFYSRRDGSMHSPETALNILNRALTKKHFRLVIKGEFLVLLDKNSIRKKYRPATVPEYDPDTAEEAVAPQKPTPIRRINHEEPVAQPLFDDYQPEAAAEPTDDEPQIESVAIQPGRRPAVGIARAIFKAFKPAARLVDAGPSGLPGFVVTHRVTQASRTGKPLKTTDLRLAVGIDATQNELVVEGPPEQVESMLDLVDQLDELRLRRNETVRLVAGTSDMGQVKRSLQPALKRLIAQVDQNPADDANNNQPPQDPQPGDVPEEGQPGLSDLVGGLKGDVAVESVPGMGILILRGNKADTEAVMRIIEEIQRLGQGAAPDIQVLTLRHVRSKALADLLTQLYEKLLSGRAETAQKLQPAIILPVVTPNSIVILAPAADMQSILKLANELDQPVAPGSQFQVFRLKSAVASQVVEIVNEFYAERGGLGPEIKITADPRTNAVFLFAGPRDMQEIGSLIVEIDKEDSDSINQMRLFRLENAVADELAETLNTAIQSALSPQTTTGGGQGGQFGGQAGGGEGTQEIRGIRSTILQFLKVEEGHEELIRSGILSDIRITADPRTNNLMVVAPEASMPLLAALIKRLDQPSPSVADIKMFKMINADSTAVVQILDTLFQVQEQGQDQQLGIQLAGAEGADSNLIPLQFTADARTNTIIARGGSEALRVAEAVILRLDADKIRERETSVYRLKNKRAEDVAEAINEFLAERQVVEEERTELGSLFAQIEREVIVVPEPISNTLIISATPRYFEDISSLVVQLDSQPEEVIIQALLVEVQLENTDEFGVELGLQDSLLFDRSIISPDDITTITETFANPGTGVTTETQRIISQASTPGFPFNNGNQLGNNTINPASVGTQGLSNFAVGRTNSELGFGGLVLSASSESISVLIRALSEVRNVEVLSRPQIRTLDNLTAEIQVGQDVPIIQGINQTALGAAYPIVQQDRAGIILSVKPRITPEGNVVMEVLAVKSAYDLTPGSGVPIFTDATNGNVVESPVKTITQASAVVSAKSGQTIVLGGMITKDTSHIERKVPFLGDLPLLGNAFRYEFDQNRRSELLIFLTPRIIHDDSTSEWIKQVEAERIHFFTEEAEAIQGPLYALPEENAICEPELGPTPDHQLPPAVLPPPEAIDEEGVPTTRMPSRSETMKYEDAYSEAPQMLQVDQEFSDDEMLEFAN